The following are encoded together in the Ranitomeya imitator isolate aRanImi1 chromosome 4, aRanImi1.pri, whole genome shotgun sequence genome:
- the LOC138674900 gene encoding zinc finger CCCH domain-containing protein 13-like, translated as MEGNRTEEREGKKQSGGARGKKWKTEERQGRKQRRSMRVGNQWSVRERIGERGKKRKTVEHEGRKQQQRVKEENSSGAEKCPTTTTKPSVSPPSVLFVAGSDARANKNCQTVTVGNKVTIGLRDTGAEVNLVHPAMETGRSSARERQRSSARERPRSSARERQRSSARERQRSSARERQRSSSRERQRSSSRERQRSSARERQRSSARDREEQRAGQTEEQRAGETEEQRAGETEEQRAGETEEQRAGETEEQRAGETEEQRAGETEEQRAGETEEQRAGETEEQRAGETEEQRAGETEEQRAGETEEQRAGETEEQRPGETEEQRAGETEEQRAGETEEQRPGETEEQRAGETEEQRAGETEEQRAGETEEQRAGETEEQRAGETEEQRAGDRGAAHGRDRGAARGRDRGAARGRDRGAARGRDRGAARGRDRGAARGRDRGAARGRDRGAAPGRDRGEAPGRDRGEAPGRDRGEAPGRDRGAAPGRDRGAAPGRDRGAAPGRDRGAAPGRDRGEAPGRDRGAARGRDRGAARGRDRGAARGRDRGAARGRDRGAARERQRSSARERQRSSARERQRSSARERQRSSARERPRRSARERPRRSARERPRRSARERPRSSARERPRSSARERPRSSARERQRSSERERQRSSARERQRSSAGETEEQRAGETEEQRAGETEEQRAGETEEKRPGETEEKRPGETEEKRPGETEEKRPGETEEQRPGETEEQRPGETEEQRPGETEEKRPGETEEKRPGETEEKRPGETEEQRPGETEEQRSGEAGDCAVRCMSQAEYRLHPLQGGQR; from the exons GGAGAAATGCCCAACTacaaccacaaagccgtctgtgtccCCACCATCTGTCCTCTTTGTGGCCGGCTCTGATGCAAGGGCTAATAAGAACTGTCAGACTGTCACTGTTGGCaacaaagtcaccattggtctcagggacactggggcagaggtgaacctggtgcatccagccatg GAGACTGGGAGGAGCAGCGCCCGGGAGAGACAGAGGAGCAGCGCCCGGGAGAGACCGAGGAGCAGCGCGCGGGAGAGACAGAGGAGCAGCGCCCGGGAGAGACAGAGGAGCAGCGCGCGGGAGAGACAGAGGAGCAGCTCGCGGGAGAGACAGAGGAGCAGCTCGCGGGAGAGACAGAGGAGCAGCGCGCGGGAGAGACAGAGGAGCAGCGCGCGGGACAGAGAGGAGCAGCGCGCGGGACAGACAGAGGAGCAGCGCGCGGGAGAGACCGAGGAGCAGCGCGCGGGAGAGACCGAGGAGCAGCGCGCGGGAGAGACCGAGGAGCAGCGCGCGGGAGAGACCGAGGAGCAGCGCGCGGGAGAGACCGAGGAGCAGCGCGCGGGAGAGACAGAGGAGCAGCGCGCGGGAGAGACAGAGGAGCAGCGCGCGGGAGAGACAGAGGAGCAGCGCGCGGGAGAGACAGAGGAGCAGCGCGCGGGAGAGACAGAGGAGCAGCGCGCGGGAGAGACAGAGGAGCAGCGCGCGGGAGAGACAGAGGAGCAGCGCCCGGGAGAGACAGAGGAGCAGCGCGCGGGAGAGACCGAGGAGCAGCGCGCGGGAGAGACCGAGGAGCAGCGCCCGGGAGAGACAGAGGAGCAGCGCGCGGGAGAGACAGAGGAGCAGCGCGCGGGAGAGACAGAGGAGCAGCGCGCGGGAGAGACAGAGGAGCAGCGCGCGGGAGAGACAGAGGAGCAGCGCGCGGGAGAGACAGAGGAGCAGCGCGCGGGAGACCGAGGAGCAGCGCACGGGAGAGACCGAGGAGCAGCGCGCGGGAGAGACAGAGGAGCAGCGCGCGGGAGAGACAGAGGAGCAGCGCGCGGGAGAGACAGAGGAGCAGCGCGCGGGAGAGACAGAGGAGCAGCGCGCGGGAGAGACAGAGGAGCAGCGCGCGGGAGAGACAGAGGAGCAGCGCCCGGGAGAGACCGAGGAGAAGCGCCCGGGAGAGACCGAGGAGAAGCGCCCGGGAGAGACCGAGGAGAAGCGCCCGGGAGAGACCGAGGAGCAGCGCCCGGGAGAGACCGAGGAGCAGCGCCCGGGAGAGACCGAGGAGCAGCGCCCGGGAGAGACCGAGGAGCAGCGCCCGGGAGAGACCGAGGAGAAGCGCCCGGGAGAGACCGAGGAGCAGCGCGCGGGAGAGACAGAGGAGCAGCGCGCGGGAGAGACAGAGGAGCAGCGCGCGGGAGAGACAGAGGAGCAGCGCGCGGGAGAGACAGAGGAGCAGCGCGGGAGAGACAGAGGAGCAGCGCGCGGGAGAGACAGAGGAGCAGCGCGCGGGAGAGACAGAGGAGCAGCGCGCGGGAGAGACAGAGGAGCAGCGCCCGGGAGAGACCGAGGAGAAGCGCCCGGGAGAGACCGAGGAGAAGCGCCCGGGAGAGACCGAGGAGAAGCGCCCGGGAGAGACCGAGGAGCAGCGCCCGGGAGAGACCGAGGAGCAGCGCGCGGGAGAGACCGAGGAGCAGCGCGCGGGAGAGACAGAGGAGCAGCGAGCGGGAGAGACAGAGGAGCAGCGCGCGGGAGAGACAGAGGAGCAGCGCGGGAGAGACAGAGGAGCAGCGCGCGGGAGAGACAGAGGAGCAGCGCGCGGGAGAGACAGAGGAGCAGCGCGCGGGAGAGACCGAGGAGAAGCGCCCGGGAGAGACCGAGGAGAAGCGCCCGGGAGAGACCGAGGAGAAGCGCCCGGGAGAGACCGAGGAGAAGCGCCCGGGAGAGACCGAGGAGCAGCGCCCGGGAGAGACCGAGGAGCAGCGCCCGGGAGAGACCGAGGAGCAGCGCCCGGGAGAGACCGAGGAGAAGCGCCCGGGAGAGACCGAGGAGAAGCGCCCGGGAGAGACCGAGGAGAAGCGCCCGGGAGAGACCGAGGAGCAGCGCCCGGGAGAGACAGAGGAGCAGCGCTCGGGAGAGGCTGGAGACTGCGCCGTGCGCTGCATGTCACAGGCAGAGTACAGGCTCCACCCACTGCAGGGAGGGCAGAGATGA